A window from Salvelinus sp. IW2-2015 linkage group LG5, ASM291031v2, whole genome shotgun sequence encodes these proteins:
- the LOC111963857 gene encoding protein CutA homolog, which yields MDWLYPRFHKESLAQTLCRLGLFVICMGMVLTMSMYPMLRALCVQLHSTFMGSYVPGHHSVLLINCPNEQAAKDIGRALMERRMAACINILPRTSTMYYWKGEIQDATEILMFVKTRTSQIQRVTDFVKSVHPYETPEVLSFPVEDGSLPYMKWMDEAVPDD from the exons ATGGACTGGCTGTACCCACGATTTCACAAGGAGTCCCTAGCTCAAACTCTCTGTCGTTTGGGATTGTTCGTGATCTGTATG GGAATGGTGTTGACCATGTCCATGTATCCCATGCTGAGGGCCCTGTGTGTCCAGCTCCATTCTACCTTCATGGGGAGCTACGTACCTGGACACCACTCTGTCCTCCTCATCAACTGCCCCAATGAACAGGCAGCCAAGGACATAGGCAG AGCCCTtatggagaggaggatggcagCATGCATCAATATTCTGCCCAGGACTTCTACGAT GTATTACTGGAAAGGAGAGATTCAAGATGCGACGGAAATTCTGATG TTTGTGAAGACGAGGACCTCGCAGATCCAGAGGGTCACAGACTTTGTCAA GTCTGTCCATCCCTATGAGACTCCAGAGGTGCTGAGTTTTCCAGTTGAGGACGGGAGCCTGCCATATATGAAATGGATGGACGAGGCCGTTCCTGACGACTGA